One genomic window of Terriglobales bacterium includes the following:
- the secA gene encoding preprotein translocase subunit SecA — protein MINTLVAKVFGTRNEREVKRLQPRVAQINALEPAMQALSDEELRAKTDEFRARIQERLSTFQDDSEGDPERTKQLESERNQALKDVLEEILPEAFAVAREAGRRVLNMRHFDVQLIGGMVLHQGRIAEMKTGEGKTLVATLPVYLNALTGRGVHVVTVNDYLAKRDSEWMGKLYKFLGLTVGVIVHDLDDEERREAYGADVTYGTNNEFGFDYLRDNMKFDLKDCVQRGHNFAIVDEVDSILIDEARTPLIISGASEESTDKYYKVNRILPKLERGEEIQKSIEEKVLTGDYVIDEKHKTITVTDEGWEKVEQLLGIGNIADPENWDLKHHVETAVKAHALYHRDVEYVVKDGEVIIVDEFTGRLMPGRRWSDGLHQAIEAKENVKVERENQTLATITFQNYFRMYQKLAGMTGTAETEATEFDKIYKLDVLVIPTNKQLLRLENPDIVYRTEREKYFAAADEIQKMNKEGRPILVGTTSIEKSERLSDLLKKKNVKHVVLNAKFHEKEAEIVAQAGRKGAVTIATNMAGRGTDILLGGNAEFMAKQECMKKGLAQPVKQAAGAVEVRPDDPTTTYFYYSGNEFRCPTEKWTEIYSKYKAQTDVEHGDVVGLGGLHILGTERHEARRIDNQLRGRAGRQGDPGSSRFYLSLEDDLMRIFAKEWVSNLLQRLGMEEGVPIESRLISRRIEAAQKAVEAQNFEARKHLLEYDDVMNKQREAVYGLRHQLLEGLDQKELILEDYVSGILSDLMDKYAGKDKHADQWDVKALKNEIFTRFGVDIIAEGIKPEELSRQEMGDAIFETLRQRYEAKEKLIGAEAMRYHERMIMLSVLDSQWKDHLLNMDHLKEGIGLRGYGQHDPVVEYKRESFDMFEAMMARYQEDTVRYLYLMQVMGGEAAEAARAGALPAIEIGGPEGGEPVLVPGGGDGHHPRRRATSVDELEEEFQRKKRRELEQARMAGSGEYQPVQQVVRGAKIGRNDPCPCGSGKKYKKCCGVKA, from the coding sequence TTGATTAACACCTTAGTCGCCAAGGTTTTCGGCACCCGCAATGAGCGGGAGGTCAAGCGCCTGCAGCCTCGAGTGGCTCAGATCAATGCGCTCGAACCAGCTATGCAGGCTTTGAGCGACGAAGAGCTACGCGCCAAGACCGACGAATTCCGCGCCCGCATCCAGGAGCGACTGTCCACCTTTCAGGATGATTCCGAAGGCGACCCTGAGCGGACAAAGCAGCTAGAGAGTGAGCGGAACCAGGCTTTAAAAGATGTACTTGAAGAAATCCTCCCCGAGGCTTTTGCAGTGGCCCGTGAGGCTGGCCGTCGTGTGCTCAATATGCGGCATTTCGACGTGCAGCTTATCGGCGGCATGGTGCTTCACCAGGGCAGAATTGCTGAAATGAAAACCGGTGAAGGAAAGACCTTGGTCGCCACCCTTCCGGTTTACCTTAACGCGCTCACCGGGCGTGGCGTGCACGTGGTCACGGTGAACGACTACCTGGCTAAACGCGACTCCGAATGGATGGGCAAGCTTTACAAATTTCTTGGTTTGACCGTAGGCGTGATTGTCCACGACCTCGACGATGAGGAGCGCCGTGAAGCATACGGCGCTGATGTTACCTACGGCACTAACAATGAATTCGGCTTTGACTACCTTCGCGACAACATGAAGTTCGACCTCAAGGACTGCGTACAACGCGGTCATAATTTTGCAATTGTTGACGAAGTTGACTCTATCCTGATTGACGAGGCCCGCACTCCGCTCATCATCAGCGGGGCGAGCGAGGAATCCACCGACAAGTACTACAAGGTCAACCGCATTCTGCCCAAGCTGGAGAGGGGCGAGGAGATCCAGAAGTCCATCGAAGAAAAAGTCCTCACTGGCGATTACGTGATTGATGAGAAGCACAAGACCATCACCGTCACCGACGAGGGCTGGGAGAAGGTCGAGCAGCTGCTCGGCATCGGCAACATTGCCGACCCTGAAAACTGGGACCTCAAGCACCACGTTGAAACTGCGGTGAAGGCGCACGCTCTCTATCACCGCGATGTTGAGTACGTAGTGAAAGACGGCGAAGTCATCATCGTGGACGAGTTTACCGGGCGTTTGATGCCTGGCCGCCGCTGGTCTGACGGCCTGCACCAGGCGATCGAGGCCAAGGAGAACGTAAAGGTTGAGCGGGAGAATCAAACTCTGGCCACGATCACCTTCCAGAACTACTTCCGCATGTACCAAAAGCTCGCGGGAATGACCGGTACAGCGGAAACCGAAGCTACAGAGTTCGACAAGATCTACAAGCTGGACGTGCTTGTCATTCCAACCAATAAACAACTGTTGCGCCTGGAGAACCCGGACATCGTTTATCGCACCGAGCGGGAGAAATACTTTGCCGCCGCCGATGAGATTCAAAAAATGAACAAGGAAGGCCGCCCAATACTGGTGGGCACCACGTCGATTGAGAAGTCAGAGCGCCTTTCCGACCTGCTAAAAAAGAAGAATGTCAAACACGTAGTGCTCAATGCCAAGTTCCACGAAAAAGAAGCTGAGATCGTAGCTCAGGCAGGCCGTAAAGGCGCGGTGACCATCGCCACCAACATGGCAGGTCGCGGAACTGACATTCTGCTCGGCGGCAATGCCGAGTTCATGGCCAAGCAGGAATGTATGAAAAAGGGCTTGGCGCAGCCGGTAAAGCAGGCAGCCGGCGCGGTTGAAGTTCGACCCGACGATCCCACGACCACATACTTCTATTATTCCGGCAATGAGTTCCGTTGCCCGACGGAGAAATGGACCGAGATTTATTCCAAGTACAAAGCTCAGACCGATGTTGAACACGGTGATGTAGTCGGCCTCGGGGGGCTACACATTCTGGGGACGGAACGGCACGAGGCGCGGCGCATTGATAACCAGCTGCGTGGCCGTGCCGGCCGACAGGGCGATCCCGGTTCCTCACGTTTTTACCTGTCGCTAGAAGATGACCTGATGCGCATCTTTGCCAAGGAGTGGGTCTCAAACCTGCTGCAGCGATTGGGGATGGAAGAGGGCGTGCCCATCGAGTCGCGCCTGATTTCTCGGCGAATCGAGGCTGCACAGAAAGCCGTGGAAGCCCAGAACTTCGAAGCCCGCAAACACCTGCTGGAATACGACGACGTAATGAACAAGCAGCGTGAGGCGGTTTACGGTCTGCGTCATCAATTGCTGGAAGGGCTGGATCAGAAAGAGCTCATTCTCGAAGACTACGTCTCTGGCATTCTCAGCGACTTGATGGACAAGTATGCCGGCAAGGACAAGCATGCCGACCAGTGGGATGTGAAGGCGCTGAAGAACGAAATCTTCACCCGCTTCGGAGTTGACATTATTGCCGAAGGCATCAAGCCGGAGGAGCTGAGCCGGCAGGAAATGGGCGATGCAATCTTCGAGACCTTGAGGCAGCGCTACGAAGCCAAAGAAAAGTTGATCGGCGCTGAAGCCATGCGTTATCACGAGCGCATGATCATGTTGAGCGTGTTGGATTCGCAGTGGAAAGACCACCTGCTCAACATGGACCACCTGAAAGAGGGAATTGGGCTGCGCGGCTACGGGCAGCACGATCCCGTGGTGGAGTACAAGCGCGAATCTTTTGACATGTTTGAAGCCATGATGGCGCGCTACCAGGAAGATACCGTGCGCTACTTGTACCTGATGCAGGTGATGGGTGGCGAGGCCGCCGAGGCGGCACGCGCAGGCGCGCTTCCGGCGATTGAAATCGGCGGGCCCGAAGGCGGCGAACCGGTATTGGTGCCCGGTGGCGGTGACGGTCACCATCCACGGCGACGCGCGACTTCAGTGGATGAATTAGAGGAAGAATTTCAGCGTAAGAAGCGTCGCGAATTGGAACAGGCGCGCATGGCAGGTTCGGGCGAATACCAGCCGGTGCAGCAGGTGGTGCGCGGCGCCAAAATCGGACGCAATGACCCCTGTCCTTGCGGCTCCGGCAAGAAGTACAAGAAGTGCTGCGGCGTGAAGGCCTGA
- a CDS encoding tyrosine recombinase, producing the protein MASDNAHTTVVSSGAPNERVVQSFLAFLKVEKGLAPLSIAAYAADVRQFCEFLGKRKRTLAAARRKEVSEFIQELLSYGVDGRSVGRKLSALRQLYRYLLLDRHVTHDPTLNLESPRQWKVLPKALARQEMEALLRRPSKAPVGKQDEALGLRDRAMLEVLYAGALRVSEIIGVKLDDVKLDSGCVLVRGKGDKERIVPLGRGARLAITDYLARGRKTLLAEGNSPLVFVGRGGRALSRQRVWQMVGVASTSTGRHASPHMLRHSCATHMVENGADLRTVQTLLGHADISTTQVYTHVALDRLKNVYRQHHPRAKKKMG; encoded by the coding sequence ATGGCGTCCGATAACGCGCATACTACGGTCGTGTCTTCCGGCGCGCCGAACGAACGCGTGGTCCAATCGTTTCTTGCCTTTCTGAAGGTAGAAAAAGGCCTGGCGCCGCTAAGCATCGCCGCGTACGCCGCAGACGTCCGCCAGTTCTGCGAGTTTTTGGGCAAGCGCAAGCGTACGCTGGCCGCCGCTCGCCGCAAAGAGGTCAGCGAGTTTATCCAGGAATTACTTTCTTATGGCGTTGACGGTCGCTCGGTCGGCCGCAAACTCTCCGCTCTGCGGCAGTTGTATCGCTATCTACTGCTGGACCGCCATGTGACGCATGATCCCACGTTGAACCTGGAATCGCCTCGACAGTGGAAGGTGCTTCCCAAAGCGCTTGCCCGGCAAGAAATGGAAGCGCTGCTGCGCCGCCCGTCCAAAGCCCCGGTGGGAAAGCAGGACGAGGCTCTGGGCCTGCGGGATCGGGCCATGCTGGAGGTTCTCTACGCGGGAGCGCTGCGCGTCTCTGAGATCATCGGGGTAAAGCTCGACGATGTGAAACTCGATTCCGGCTGTGTGCTGGTGCGCGGCAAGGGAGACAAAGAACGCATCGTGCCGCTGGGCCGCGGCGCGCGACTTGCGATCACGGATTATCTTGCGCGAGGCCGAAAGACCCTGCTGGCGGAAGGGAACTCGCCTTTAGTATTCGTCGGCCGCGGTGGTCGAGCGTTGAGCCGGCAGCGGGTCTGGCAGATGGTTGGCGTGGCTTCCACTTCGACCGGTCGCCACGCCAGCCCGCACATGCTTCGCCATAGTTGCGCCACCCACATGGTGGAGAACGGCGCCGACCTGCGCACCGTGCAAACACTTCTCGGGCACGCCGACATCAGCACCACGCAGGTTTACACCCATGTGGCGCTCGACAGGCTAAAGAATGTGTATCGCCAGCACCATCCGCGGGCGAAGAAGAAGATGGGCTGA
- a CDS encoding AMP-binding protein, whose product MPTFYSRFRECAETYPRLVAVEMQQGEAVESFTYAELRRMAESVGQWLVNSGYPAGARCSILAANSPRWVAAYLGVLAAGCSAVPLDTAFHSDQVSKLLEDSGSSLLIIDSKHLPVARQAIGEPGLPLLLLDGDPSEVSGSLGAARAQTADLVSLDEILTTQSEEFEPVSAPQDAIAAILYTSGTTSDPKGVMLTHDNLLGEIESVFRFLPVGPDDAILGVLPLFHALAQMANLLLPLVRGARIVYLETLNTAELLRALREREITLFCCVPQFFYLIHERILKEISRRGPLARGSFRALLSVSRAARSLGWNAGKLFFRPVHQMLGRKMRYLITGGSRFDAGIGRDFYALGFDILQAYGLTETTGGATCTRPGSNVIGSVGTPLPGTEVKLLNPRTPEDGSTPEVGEIAIRGRIVMKGYYQRPEATAEVLQDGWLRTGDLGYFDHDGNLFITGRQKEIIVLSSGKNIYPEEIEQHYLKSPWIEEVCVLGLQSRPGEPVSERLHAVIVPNFQRLREQKIGNIKEILRFHIEGLSAQLPATKRILSYDIWQTDLPRTTTRKLKRFEIEKLVRAGAEQADPGETSAARPLSPEDRDWLERPGVQRALQIVRGATSAAREIRPTDNLDLDIGLDSMQRVELLMSLQEEFGSDLPESVMAEVYTVRELVDAVLAKTSSQQGIAPRGRISWEAVFSDAEAPNEEVIAATSRRPLLDSFAFVMSRLLQLLCRDLFQLRVTGMEKLPEHGPFIVCPNHQSFLDPVVLITLASWSVFRDGFSVGTSEIFGSGVGRKIARLLKIIVVDPDANLVPALRACAYGLRRGKVLMLFPEGERSIDGLPRTFKKGAAILATHLHVPIYPVALDGFYDAWPRGKRFQGFKPLRVAFGDPILPPGTSENPEEAHERITAELKARVVEMWKELRRELKPEPS is encoded by the coding sequence ATGCCCACTTTTTACAGCCGTTTCCGGGAATGCGCTGAGACGTACCCGCGCCTGGTTGCGGTCGAGATGCAGCAGGGGGAGGCGGTTGAGAGCTTCACCTACGCCGAGCTGCGCCGTATGGCGGAATCGGTTGGCCAATGGCTGGTGAACAGCGGCTACCCTGCCGGCGCGCGCTGCTCCATCCTGGCCGCCAACAGCCCGCGTTGGGTGGCTGCCTACCTCGGTGTGCTGGCGGCCGGCTGCTCTGCCGTGCCCTTGGACACGGCTTTCCACTCCGACCAGGTTTCCAAGCTGCTCGAGGACAGTGGCAGCTCTCTTCTTATTATTGATTCCAAACACCTGCCGGTGGCGCGACAGGCGATCGGAGAACCGGGCCTTCCCTTGCTGCTGCTTGATGGCGACCCGAGCGAGGTTAGCGGATCGCTTGGCGCAGCCCGAGCACAGACCGCCGATCTCGTAAGCCTGGATGAAATCCTGACCACTCAATCGGAAGAGTTTGAGCCGGTGTCTGCGCCGCAAGATGCTATTGCCGCCATCCTCTATACCTCGGGCACAACCTCAGATCCTAAAGGCGTCATGCTCACGCACGACAATCTGCTGGGCGAGATCGAATCAGTTTTCAGGTTTCTCCCGGTCGGCCCCGACGACGCCATTCTCGGTGTCTTACCTTTGTTCCACGCTCTGGCGCAGATGGCAAACCTGCTGCTTCCATTAGTTCGTGGCGCTCGCATCGTCTATCTGGAAACTCTGAATACTGCGGAGCTGCTGCGAGCTCTTCGCGAACGTGAAATCACGCTCTTCTGTTGCGTGCCACAATTCTTTTATCTGATCCATGAGCGCATTCTGAAGGAAATTTCCCGCCGTGGCCCCCTTGCTCGCGGCAGTTTTCGCGCATTGCTGTCCGTCTCGCGCGCCGCTCGCAGCCTGGGATGGAACGCCGGGAAACTTTTCTTTCGGCCGGTTCACCAGATGTTGGGAAGGAAGATGCGCTACCTCATCACAGGCGGCTCCCGCTTTGACGCTGGTATTGGCCGCGATTTCTACGCCCTCGGGTTCGACATTCTGCAGGCCTATGGATTGACGGAGACCACAGGTGGCGCCACCTGTACCCGTCCGGGCAGCAATGTGATCGGTTCCGTAGGGACGCCCCTGCCTGGGACGGAAGTCAAACTGCTCAATCCCCGAACGCCAGAGGACGGCTCAACCCCAGAGGTTGGCGAGATCGCGATTCGGGGCCGCATCGTCATGAAAGGCTACTACCAGCGTCCCGAGGCCACGGCTGAGGTACTTCAGGATGGCTGGCTTCGTACCGGCGACCTGGGTTATTTCGATCATGACGGCAACCTGTTCATCACCGGCCGCCAAAAAGAAATTATTGTCCTCAGCTCCGGTAAGAATATTTATCCCGAGGAGATCGAACAGCACTATCTGAAGTCTCCTTGGATCGAAGAAGTCTGTGTGCTGGGTCTGCAGAGCCGTCCCGGGGAACCCGTATCAGAGCGCCTGCATGCCGTGATCGTGCCGAATTTTCAACGGCTTCGGGAGCAGAAGATCGGCAACATCAAGGAGATCTTGCGCTTCCATATCGAAGGACTCTCAGCCCAACTGCCTGCCACCAAGCGCATTCTGAGCTATGACATCTGGCAAACTGACTTGCCGCGCACCACCACCCGCAAGCTGAAGAGATTTGAAATCGAGAAGTTAGTCAGAGCGGGTGCGGAACAGGCGGATCCTGGCGAAACTTCTGCCGCCCGGCCGCTCAGCCCAGAAGATCGCGACTGGCTGGAGCGTCCCGGAGTGCAGCGCGCATTGCAGATCGTTCGCGGCGCAACTTCCGCGGCACGAGAGATCCGCCCAACTGACAACCTGGATCTCGACATCGGTCTCGACTCCATGCAACGCGTCGAGCTGCTGATGAGCCTGCAGGAAGAGTTCGGCTCCGATCTGCCCGAGTCCGTAATGGCCGAGGTCTATACGGTGCGAGAGCTGGTAGACGCGGTGCTTGCCAAGACCAGCTCACAGCAAGGCATCGCTCCCAGAGGACGAATTTCGTGGGAAGCGGTGTTCAGTGACGCTGAAGCTCCGAATGAAGAGGTGATAGCGGCAACCAGCCGACGTCCTCTGCTCGACAGCTTCGCCTTTGTGATGTCGCGACTCCTGCAGCTACTCTGCCGCGACCTTTTTCAATTGCGGGTCACTGGCATGGAAAAGCTGCCGGAACACGGTCCGTTTATTGTTTGCCCCAACCACCAGAGTTTTCTTGATCCAGTGGTGCTCATCACGCTCGCATCCTGGTCCGTATTTCGCGACGGCTTCTCCGTAGGGACCAGCGAGATTTTTGGCTCCGGCGTCGGCCGAAAGATTGCCCGGCTGCTGAAGATCATCGTGGTTGATCCCGACGCCAACCTGGTGCCCGCGCTGCGCGCCTGCGCCTACGGCCTACGCCGGGGTAAAGTTCTTATGCTTTTTCCCGAGGGCGAGCGCAGCATTGATGGCCTCCCCAGGACCTTCAAGAAAGGCGCAGCGATTCTGGCCACCCATCTGCACGTGCCGATCTATCCAGTCGCTTTGGACGGCTTTTACGATGCTTGGCCGCGGGGAAAGAGATTTCAAGGATTTAAGCCGTTGCGAGTGGCGTTTGGCGATCCCATCCTGCCCCCGGGGACGAGCGAGAATCCAGAGGAAGCGCACGAACGGATTACGGCGGAGTTGAAGGCGCGTGTGGTAGAGATGTGGAAAGAGTTACGGCGCGAACTCAAACCAGAACCATCGTAA
- the ligD gene encoding non-homologous end-joining DNA ligase, giving the protein MSAAAIAVVNGKESVARTTTNVEIQGKHLELSNLDKVMYPAVGFTKGQVIDYYVRIAPVLLPHLRGRPLTMKRYPNGVTGQHFYEKNCPSHRPEWVKTAKVWSEGNNRWMDYCLVEDLPTLVWAANLADLELHTSLSLAKDIMRPTMMVFDLDPGEPANIVQCCEVGLRVRQVLGHFGLQSFAKTSGSKGLQVYVPLNTPVTYDQTKGFAHALARLLEREHPDKVVSDMKKVLRVGKVFVDWSQNDDHKTTVCVYSLRAKERPTGSTPVTWEEVEQALARKNASMLVFEAAQVIERMEKSGDLFVPVLELKQKLPDLGAIEGPAAEKLSAVKSLAAGAGRPKTRRVAPPKSTTRAGATSRKASPRKRA; this is encoded by the coding sequence ATGTCTGCCGCCGCGATAGCGGTGGTCAATGGGAAAGAATCAGTGGCTAGAACAACCACGAATGTCGAAATTCAAGGCAAGCACCTTGAGCTCTCCAACCTGGACAAGGTGATGTATCCGGCGGTCGGTTTCACCAAAGGCCAGGTCATTGATTATTACGTTCGCATCGCCCCGGTGCTCCTACCCCACCTGCGCGGCCGACCCCTCACCATGAAGCGATACCCGAACGGGGTTACCGGACAGCACTTCTATGAGAAGAACTGTCCAAGCCACCGGCCTGAATGGGTAAAGACAGCCAAGGTCTGGAGCGAGGGCAATAACCGCTGGATGGACTACTGCCTGGTCGAAGACCTGCCCACGCTGGTGTGGGCCGCGAATCTTGCCGACCTCGAGCTGCACACATCACTGTCATTGGCGAAAGACATCATGCGGCCGACCATGATGGTTTTTGACCTTGATCCCGGCGAACCGGCGAACATCGTGCAATGCTGCGAAGTAGGGCTGCGGGTGAGGCAGGTGCTGGGGCACTTCGGCCTGCAAAGCTTTGCCAAGACATCCGGCTCGAAGGGCCTCCAGGTTTATGTCCCGCTGAACACCCCGGTGACCTACGATCAGACCAAGGGTTTCGCGCATGCTTTGGCGCGGCTGCTCGAACGGGAGCACCCGGACAAGGTAGTCTCTGACATGAAGAAGGTGCTGCGCGTGGGGAAGGTCTTCGTGGACTGGAGCCAGAACGACGACCACAAGACGACGGTTTGCGTCTATTCTCTACGGGCAAAAGAACGGCCGACAGGGTCCACCCCCGTAACCTGGGAGGAGGTCGAGCAGGCTCTCGCCAGGAAGAATGCCAGTATGCTCGTGTTCGAGGCTGCGCAAGTAATCGAACGAATGGAGAAATCAGGAGATCTCTTTGTGCCCGTGCTGGAGCTGAAGCAAAAGTTGCCGGATTTGGGAGCTATTGAGGGCCCCGCGGCTGAGAAACTGAGTGCGGTCAAATCGCTAGCCGCCGGAGCTGGTCGTCCAAAAACCAGGCGAGTGGCGCCGCCCAAGAGCACCACCCGGGCGGGAGCAACTTCCAGAAAAGCATCTCCCCGGAAACGAGCCTAG
- a CDS encoding DUF892 family protein yields MQTAHELFLHGLKDTLDAERQLVEALGKQAEESSRPELRKAFESHREQTQKQAERLEQVFESLEEQAETEECAGIRGLIQEHDNFQEENPSPDILDIFNTEAALKVERYEITSYEGLIQLAQEMGHRKAVQLLKQNLKEEQQTERKMEAFSKKLKPEQMGMGEEEEDSGREARKTSSRRRSRRAA; encoded by the coding sequence ATGCAGACTGCGCATGAGCTATTTCTTCATGGGTTGAAAGATACGTTGGACGCGGAGCGTCAGTTAGTTGAGGCTTTGGGAAAACAGGCGGAGGAATCCAGCCGTCCGGAGTTGCGCAAGGCATTTGAAAGTCATCGCGAACAGACGCAAAAACAGGCGGAGCGCCTGGAGCAGGTATTCGAGTCTCTAGAAGAGCAGGCAGAAACGGAGGAGTGCGCCGGTATTCGTGGGTTGATTCAGGAACATGACAATTTCCAGGAGGAAAACCCTTCGCCTGACATTCTGGACATTTTCAATACCGAGGCTGCGCTCAAGGTGGAGCGTTACGAGATCACTTCATACGAGGGGCTGATCCAACTGGCGCAGGAAATGGGGCACCGCAAAGCCGTTCAACTGCTCAAGCAAAACTTAAAAGAGGAGCAGCAAACCGAACGAAAGATGGAAGCCTTCAGCAAGAAGCTTAAGCCAGAGCAGATGGGGATGGGAGAAGAGGAAGAAGACAGCGGACGCGAAGCTCGGAAAACAAGCTCGCGGCGCCGCAGCCGGCGTGCAGCGTAA
- a CDS encoding DUF72 domain-containing protein: MVKLHAGTSGWAYPNWKPAFYPPKLAQKKFLNYYASRLNAVEVNYTFRHLPSEKSLLNWIDETPEEFCFCVKAHQVITHIKRLKDTDEMVRRFVGSLEPLLRAGKLGPALFQLPPNFKADPVTLGNFLGTLPPALRCAFEFRHLSWFSDSVYEVLRKHNAALCVAESEDLTCPDVCTADFCYYRLRKPEYSEAERKEIAEKMGQQLLTGREVFTFFKHEDTPEGALYAAELLENAGAVAVEPARKSAVS; the protein is encoded by the coding sequence ATGGTCAAACTGCATGCAGGGACTTCGGGCTGGGCATACCCAAACTGGAAGCCGGCCTTTTATCCGCCCAAACTGGCCCAGAAAAAATTCCTGAACTATTACGCTAGTCGGTTGAACGCGGTGGAGGTGAACTACACCTTCCGCCATCTCCCGAGCGAGAAAAGCCTGCTGAACTGGATTGACGAAACGCCCGAGGAGTTCTGCTTTTGCGTTAAGGCCCATCAGGTGATTACACACATCAAGCGCTTGAAAGATACGGACGAGATGGTGCGCAGATTTGTGGGCTCGCTGGAGCCGCTGCTGCGCGCCGGCAAGCTCGGCCCAGCGCTGTTCCAGCTGCCGCCCAACTTCAAGGCTGACCCGGTGACATTGGGGAATTTCCTGGGCACCCTGCCACCCGCCCTGCGCTGCGCTTTCGAGTTCCGCCACCTTTCGTGGTTTTCTGATTCCGTGTACGAGGTCCTGAGGAAACACAATGCGGCGCTATGTGTGGCGGAGAGCGAAGATTTGACCTGCCCGGATGTCTGCACTGCCGATTTCTGCTATTACCGTTTGCGCAAACCCGAATACTCCGAAGCGGAGCGCAAGGAGATCGCGGAGAAGATGGGGCAACAATTATTAACCGGTCGCGAAGTATTCACATTTTTCAAGCACGAGGACACTCCGGAAGGCGCGCTGTACGCCGCTGAATTGCTGGAGAATGCCGGCGCTGTAGCAGTCGAACCCGCGCGCAAGTCGGCAGTTTCATAA
- a CDS encoding tyrosine recombinase XerC, which yields MLKTNINTVVKEFLRHLEARNASLHTITAYRKDLRAFSGYLGEARLNDIDHVRIRGFLSYLYDRGLSKTSVARALAAVRSLYRWLAREGVVEQNPATLVATPRLPKKLPRVPTISEMNAVLDGEMPETAAAFPERDLLMLELLYGCGIRNSELVGINLEDIRRADEAILVRGKGKKERIVPFGESAKSALDSYLPARHKMISAAGRSTPALLVNRRGGRLTTRSVGRIVKKIAVAKGLSPDVHPHTLRHAFGTHMLEEGADLRAIQELLGHERLSTTQRYTQLSIKHVMQVYERTHPRAK from the coding sequence ATGCTGAAGACGAACATCAACACCGTGGTCAAGGAGTTTCTGCGACATCTGGAGGCGCGCAACGCCTCTCTCCATACCATCACGGCATATCGCAAAGACCTGCGCGCCTTTTCGGGTTACCTGGGAGAAGCTCGGCTCAACGACATAGATCACGTCCGCATTCGCGGATTTCTCTCTTACTTGTATGACCGTGGATTGAGCAAGACCTCAGTGGCGCGCGCGCTGGCTGCTGTGAGATCCCTGTATCGGTGGCTGGCGCGCGAGGGCGTTGTGGAGCAGAACCCTGCCACGTTGGTGGCCACGCCGCGATTGCCGAAGAAACTGCCGCGGGTCCCCACGATTTCAGAGATGAACGCCGTGCTCGACGGCGAGATGCCGGAAACAGCAGCGGCTTTTCCTGAGCGCGACTTACTGATGCTCGAGCTGCTCTACGGCTGCGGCATTCGCAATTCTGAGCTGGTCGGCATCAACCTGGAAGATATTCGCCGAGCCGACGAGGCAATCCTGGTACGCGGCAAAGGCAAGAAAGAGCGCATTGTGCCTTTCGGAGAATCGGCGAAATCCGCTCTGGACAGCTATTTGCCAGCACGCCACAAGATGATTTCCGCTGCAGGCAGGAGCACTCCCGCGCTGCTGGTAAACCGCCGCGGAGGCCGCCTGACAACGCGCAGTGTGGGGCGGATCGTAAAGAAAATAGCCGTAGCCAAGGGACTATCGCCTGATGTCCACCCGCACACGCTGCGTCATGCCTTCGGCACCCATATGCTGGAAGAAGGGGCTGACCTGCGTGCCATTCAGGAACTGCTGGGGCATGAGCGGCTCTCAACCACGCAGCGCTACACGCAGCTCTCAATAAAGCATGTGATGCAGGTTTACGAGCGCACTCATCCGCGGGCGAAATAG